A stretch of the Marinobacter sp. JH2 genome encodes the following:
- the rlmE gene encoding 23S rRNA (uridine(2552)-2'-O)-methyltransferase RlmE has translation MARSKSSNRWLEEHVNDPFVKQAQLDGYRSRASYKLLEINDKDRLIQPNGLVVDLGSAPGGWSQVAAKLVGHKGRVLASDILPMDNIAGVEFIQGDFTEESVFDELMGALDGDKADVVISDMAPNISGVNAADQAASMYLVELALDMACQVLKPKGSFVAKVFHGEGYDEYVKSVRAAFDKVSVRKPDSSRARSREVYLVAKGFKDG, from the coding sequence ATGGCCCGTTCAAAAAGCAGTAACCGCTGGCTCGAAGAGCACGTCAACGATCCCTTTGTGAAACAAGCTCAGTTGGACGGCTATCGCTCCCGCGCCAGCTATAAGCTCCTGGAAATCAACGACAAAGATCGCCTGATTCAGCCCAATGGACTGGTGGTAGACCTGGGTTCTGCGCCGGGCGGATGGTCGCAGGTGGCCGCGAAGCTGGTGGGCCACAAAGGCCGGGTGCTGGCATCGGACATCCTTCCCATGGATAACATCGCCGGCGTTGAGTTTATTCAGGGCGATTTTACTGAAGAATCGGTGTTTGACGAACTCATGGGCGCGTTGGACGGAGACAAAGCGGATGTCGTTATTTCCGACATGGCGCCCAATATCAGCGGCGTAAATGCTGCGGACCAGGCCGCGTCTATGTATTTGGTGGAGCTGGCGTTGGATATGGCGTGTCAGGTTCTGAAGCCGAAAGGCAGCTTTGTAGCCAAAGTGTTCCACGGTGAAGGCTACGATGAGTACGTTAAATCGGTACGCGCAGCTTTTGATAAGGTGTCGGTGCGCAAACCGGATTCCTCAAGAGCCCGCTCCCGTGAAGTTTATTTGGTGGCGAAGGGGTTTAAAGATGGCTGA
- a CDS encoding PAS domain-containing sensor histidine kinase encodes MKNRTPEEGRTALTDDAERNRLLAEMAEQSTDMISRHTPEDWRFIYASPAVTHLLGYSVEDIVGISAYDLYHPDDVEDFRLRAPTVNYDRGLYTHTYRFRCKDGHYTWLESTSRTIRDPETNEIREILVVSRDASHRVKADKASRRLARVLESTQDLVIFANLDFTVSHLNETARNALALEHTDYSAFPLSCFVTEKGLGTLMEEGFPTAKKTGNWRGELTMQSLKSARIPVMLELLAHRSLHGDIEYFSLVAHDLTEKKAAEEQLKQYQADINHASRLVTMGELASSLAHELNQPLSAMVNYLRGIERRFADKPTLTWKDVELPITRSIKTALRAGEIIHRMMDFTRKQEPVVTRLNLSELIGEMIDFCENMAERHNVRIVFEQPLELPLVKGDKIQLEQVLLNLVVNAIEASLSKDDEKVTTVTISVKPHENDQLRVEVDDQGRGVSEADRSRLFDRFFSTKEAGLGMGLAISRSLVENLEGELWAENNPAGGARFSFTLNIAD; translated from the coding sequence ATGAAAAACCGCACCCCGGAAGAAGGGCGAACTGCTCTGACGGACGATGCCGAACGTAACCGCTTGTTGGCGGAAATGGCGGAACAATCTACTGACATGATCTCCCGGCATACCCCGGAAGATTGGCGGTTTATCTATGCTTCTCCGGCGGTAACGCACTTGCTGGGGTATTCGGTTGAAGACATTGTGGGTATCTCCGCCTACGACCTGTATCACCCCGATGATGTGGAGGATTTTCGCTTACGGGCGCCTACGGTTAACTACGACCGGGGTTTGTATACCCACACCTATCGGTTTCGGTGTAAAGATGGCCATTACACCTGGCTGGAAAGTACCAGTCGAACCATTCGAGATCCTGAAACCAATGAAATTCGGGAAATTCTGGTGGTGTCCCGAGACGCGAGCCACCGAGTCAAGGCGGATAAAGCCAGCCGTCGGCTAGCGCGAGTTCTGGAAAGTACTCAGGATCTGGTTATTTTTGCGAACCTTGATTTCACGGTTTCACATCTGAATGAAACGGCTCGAAATGCGTTGGCGCTGGAGCATACCGACTATAGCGCTTTCCCGCTTTCTTGCTTCGTGACCGAAAAAGGCCTCGGGACTTTGATGGAAGAAGGGTTCCCTACCGCAAAAAAAACGGGGAACTGGCGTGGCGAACTGACCATGCAGAGCCTGAAATCCGCCCGTATACCGGTCATGCTGGAATTGCTTGCCCACCGTTCTTTGCATGGGGATATCGAGTATTTCTCACTGGTCGCCCACGATCTGACAGAGAAGAAAGCCGCGGAAGAACAACTCAAGCAATACCAAGCTGATATCAATCACGCGAGCCGGTTGGTCACCATGGGCGAGTTGGCGTCTAGTCTTGCCCACGAGTTGAACCAGCCACTCTCGGCGATGGTGAACTACCTCCGGGGCATTGAGCGACGGTTTGCGGATAAGCCCACTCTTACCTGGAAAGATGTAGAGTTACCCATTACCAGAAGCATCAAGACAGCGTTGAGAGCGGGAGAGATTATTCATCGAATGATGGACTTTACCCGCAAACAGGAGCCGGTTGTTACCCGTCTTAATTTGTCGGAGTTGATCGGTGAAATGATCGATTTTTGCGAGAACATGGCGGAACGGCATAACGTGCGGATCGTGTTTGAACAACCTTTAGAGTTGCCGCTTGTTAAAGGCGACAAGATTCAGCTGGAACAGGTGTTATTGAATCTGGTTGTGAATGCAATAGAAGCAAGCCTATCAAAAGACGATGAAAAAGTGACCACCGTGACAATCAGCGTTAAGCCCCATGAGAACGATCAGTTGCGGGTTGAGGTGGATGATCAGGGGCGGGGCGTTTCGGAAGCGGATCGGTCTCGCCTTTTTGACCGTTTTTTTTCAACCAAGGAAGCCGGTCTTGGAATGGGGCTGGCCATCAGCCGTTCATTGGTAGAGAATCTCGAGGGTGAACTCTGGGCAGAAAACAACCCTGCCGGAGGAGCTCGCTTTTCATTTACTCTTAATATTGCTGATTGA
- a CDS encoding malonyl-CoA decarboxylase — protein sequence MQRQPVSIFERAFKKLVPGGLESMGRRGSDIMNIAEDLPESDLATVKEWIDDCLAENGGQVEARKRAALLGRAYLKLSITGRTRFLGLLAEHYGVNETSVEGAIDQWHNAKANEKTKAAQALRKALIPSRTALLKQFNGVPSGVKFLVDMREELLQLCKDYPELKPLETDLRDLLATWFDIGLLQLEEISWNSSGAILEKLIAYEAVHAIKSWSDLKNRLDFDRRCFAFIHPNMPDEPLIFVEVALVNGLADNVQKLLDEHAPTQDIDKADTAIFYSISNAQQGLAGISFGNFLIKQVVSKLQVEFPQLKQFATLSPIPGFRRWLENTPADQLSQVPGGEEWLNTPPPRDPVRAGQADATGAQQEAIMKLAASYLCSLKPGKPRANDPVAHFHLSNGAQVARLNWMADTSDKGLKQSAGLMVNYLYELPKIVDRSMQYTAEGTISQSSHIKKLLK from the coding sequence ATGCAGAGGCAACCGGTTAGCATTTTTGAAAGAGCCTTTAAAAAGCTGGTTCCGGGCGGATTGGAATCAATGGGCCGTCGCGGCTCAGACATCATGAACATCGCCGAAGATTTGCCTGAGTCGGACCTTGCCACTGTTAAGGAATGGATTGACGACTGCCTTGCCGAAAACGGCGGCCAGGTAGAAGCTCGCAAGCGCGCAGCCTTGCTCGGCCGGGCCTACCTAAAACTGTCTATAACAGGAAGAACCCGTTTTTTGGGCCTGCTTGCAGAACACTATGGCGTGAACGAAACCAGCGTAGAGGGCGCCATAGATCAATGGCATAACGCCAAAGCCAACGAGAAAACCAAAGCCGCACAGGCGTTACGCAAGGCATTAATTCCTAGCCGAACCGCGTTGTTGAAGCAATTCAACGGCGTGCCTTCCGGAGTCAAGTTTCTGGTGGATATGCGTGAAGAGCTGTTACAGCTTTGCAAAGACTATCCGGAACTGAAACCGCTGGAAACCGACCTCCGCGATCTGCTGGCAACCTGGTTCGACATCGGCTTGTTGCAACTGGAAGAAATCAGCTGGAATTCTAGCGGGGCCATTCTCGAGAAACTAATCGCCTATGAGGCCGTTCATGCCATCAAGAGCTGGAGCGACCTCAAGAACCGCCTTGATTTCGACCGTCGCTGCTTTGCCTTTATCCATCCCAATATGCCAGACGAACCGCTGATTTTCGTTGAAGTGGCTTTGGTGAACGGCCTTGCTGATAACGTTCAAAAGCTTCTGGACGAACACGCCCCCACTCAAGATATCGATAAAGCGGATACCGCGATTTTCTATTCAATCTCCAACGCCCAACAGGGATTGGCAGGCATCAGCTTCGGCAACTTCCTGATTAAGCAAGTGGTCAGCAAGCTTCAGGTGGAGTTCCCCCAGCTAAAACAGTTTGCCACTCTCTCACCCATTCCGGGTTTCCGTCGCTGGTTGGAGAACACACCGGCGGATCAGCTAAGCCAAGTGCCGGGCGGAGAAGAATGGCTAAACACTCCTCCACCCCGGGATCCAGTGCGAGCAGGCCAAGCTGATGCCACCGGCGCCCAGCAAGAAGCCATCATGAAATTGGCGGCGTCCTACCTATGCTCCTTGAAACCCGGTAAGCCACGGGCCAACGACCCGGTAGCCCACTTCCATTTAAGCAACGGCGCTCAGGTTGCGAGACTGAATTGGATGGCTGACACCTCAGACAAGGGCCTGAAGCAATCCGCCGGCCTGATGGTGAATTACCTGTACGAACTTCCGAAGATTGTTGACCGCAGTATGCAATACACAGCAGAGGGAACCATTTCCCAGTCATCACACATCAAGAAACTCTTGAAATAG
- a CDS encoding NAD-dependent succinate-semialdehyde dehydrogenase, with translation MYINGEWLTGRSELPVTNPATGDVIGLVLDCTDQDIEAAITAADCAFKEWKKTTAYHRSQLLYRAWELMIRQKRELAELMTREQGKPLKASLNEVQYGADFLLWFAEEAKRVYGQSIPSGRENQRFMVQKSPVGVVGAITPWNYPISMITRKLAPALAAGCTVILKPAESTPLCAKAMMEIFAEAGFPAGVINMLTVQDPSRVGDAFCTDPRVRKLTFTGSTPVGKKLNGLAAANMKRVSMELGGHAPAIVFPDADPVHAAKGLSLVKFLNTGQACISPNRIFVHEDHLEPFIKELTSRANRLVAGNGMTEGVGIGPLINDQAIQKVDSQIKDAVAKGAKVETGGLRLMDNGLSDGYFYAPTVLSGVTPEMKIYREETFGPVAPIITYRSEDDVIAMANDTEYGLAAYIYSNNMTTAMRAFEALDFGIVGINDINPTSAAAPFGGMKNSGLGREGAQEGIEEYLETKLGGFAL, from the coding sequence ATGTACATTAACGGAGAATGGTTAACCGGGCGCTCTGAGCTCCCGGTAACCAACCCTGCAACAGGTGACGTCATCGGGCTAGTGCTCGATTGCACAGATCAGGATATTGAGGCGGCCATCACGGCCGCCGATTGTGCTTTTAAAGAATGGAAAAAAACCACGGCGTATCACCGCTCCCAATTGCTCTACCGGGCCTGGGAACTGATGATCCGGCAGAAGCGAGAACTGGCAGAACTGATGACTCGCGAACAGGGAAAACCCCTGAAAGCATCCCTTAACGAAGTTCAGTACGGTGCAGATTTCCTACTGTGGTTTGCCGAAGAGGCCAAACGCGTATACGGGCAAAGCATTCCTTCCGGTAGGGAAAACCAGCGCTTTATGGTACAGAAATCACCGGTTGGCGTGGTCGGCGCGATCACGCCCTGGAACTACCCGATCTCCATGATTACCCGCAAGCTTGCTCCCGCATTGGCCGCCGGCTGTACCGTCATCCTGAAACCAGCTGAAAGCACACCCTTGTGTGCAAAGGCTATGATGGAAATTTTCGCCGAAGCAGGCTTCCCAGCTGGCGTGATTAACATGCTGACCGTGCAGGATCCATCCCGGGTGGGCGATGCCTTTTGTACCGATCCGAGGGTTCGCAAGCTGACCTTCACAGGCTCGACGCCTGTCGGTAAAAAACTGAACGGTTTGGCCGCTGCTAACATGAAGCGTGTCTCTATGGAGCTCGGCGGCCATGCGCCCGCCATTGTCTTCCCTGATGCCGATCCAGTGCATGCCGCCAAAGGCCTGTCTCTGGTGAAATTCTTGAACACTGGCCAGGCCTGTATCAGCCCAAACCGTATTTTCGTGCACGAAGATCACCTTGAACCGTTCATTAAAGAACTCACCAGCCGCGCCAACCGTCTGGTGGCCGGTAACGGTATGACCGAAGGCGTGGGTATTGGCCCGTTGATCAACGACCAGGCCATCCAAAAGGTTGATAGCCAGATTAAAGACGCCGTTGCCAAAGGCGCAAAGGTAGAGACCGGTGGCCTGCGTTTGATGGATAACGGCCTGTCAGACGGTTACTTCTACGCCCCAACCGTGCTATCCGGTGTAACCCCTGAGATGAAAATCTATCGGGAGGAAACCTTTGGCCCGGTTGCTCCGATCATCACCTATCGTTCAGAAGATGATGTCATCGCTATGGCCAACGACACCGAGTATGGCCTAGCTGCCTATATCTACAGCAACAATATGACCACCGCCATGCGAGCGTTTGAAGCTCTGGATTTCGGCATTGTTGGCATTAACGACATCAATCCCACCAGCGCTGCCGCGCCATTTGGCGGCATGAAGAACAGCGGTCTCGGACGGGAAGGGGCTCAGGAAGGCATTGAAGAATATCTGGAAACCAAATTGGGGGGCTTCGCCCTTTAA
- a CDS encoding MaoC family dehydratase, with the protein MQELHGYYLEDLEVGMEAFYAKTITEADVVLFAGISGDDNPVHINAEYAKTTPFKERIVHGMFSAALISAVLGTRMPGPGAIYIDQQIKFKAPVHIGDTVVASAKIIEINEERRRVKLETVCKVGDTVVAEGVATNMVDRRPA; encoded by the coding sequence ATGCAAGAATTACACGGCTATTACCTGGAAGACCTTGAAGTTGGAATGGAGGCGTTCTACGCCAAAACGATCACCGAAGCAGATGTAGTGTTGTTCGCTGGTATCAGCGGTGATGACAACCCGGTGCATATTAATGCTGAGTATGCGAAGACCACGCCATTCAAAGAACGCATTGTGCACGGCATGTTCAGTGCAGCGCTGATTTCTGCCGTGTTGGGTACACGTATGCCGGGCCCTGGCGCCATCTATATCGACCAGCAGATTAAGTTCAAAGCGCCGGTTCATATTGGGGACACCGTTGTCGCCTCGGCAAAGATTATTGAGATCAATGAAGAACGACGTCGAGTGAAACTGGAAACCGTCTGTAAAGTGGGCGACACCGTAGTCGCTGAGGGCGTTGCTACGAACATGGTTGACCGCCGCCCGGCGTAA
- a CDS encoding acyl-CoA dehydrogenase produces MTEFRAPTREMAFTLKHVAGFSEMTKACGYEDASEDVVSAILEEAARFADSVIAPTNVTGDQTGVRLDGDYKVATPAGFKEAYQQYADSGWASLQFDPEFGGQGLPFSLAIPVQEMWHAANMAWGLCPLLSQGAVEALSENASDALKSQLLAKMISGHWTGTMNLTEPQAGSDLSNIRTQARPDGDVYRIKGQKIFITWGEHDMAENIIHLVLARLPDAPPGVKGISLFAVPKYLPDASGEPGERNDCRAVSLEHKLGIHASPTCVMAYGDNEGAIGYLVGEENRGLACMFTMMNNARLTVGLQGVSISERAYQQARDYTFERTQGTAPGEQGLSPIIKHPDVRRMLMTMKTLTEAARGLAYTGCVAMDYANAESLPDDIKSRYTRRANLLTPLVKGWCTEIAQEVTSLGIQCYGGMGFIEETGAAQHYRDARILPIYEGTNGIQALDLIGRKTIRDNGQAMAELMDDIRPSTGPVQSRSVLSADRQAKFDQAVAFLEDATRIVLERGNDDQFTGAVAFDYLMLSSIVTAGWLMLKAATAAENDPADQSSFAANKLATTNFFVDHILPRCTAHLSSIRSGDDAIMALSETDF; encoded by the coding sequence ATGACAGAGTTCAGAGCACCCACCCGTGAGATGGCGTTTACCCTGAAGCACGTCGCGGGGTTTTCAGAAATGACGAAAGCCTGCGGCTACGAAGATGCTTCCGAGGATGTCGTTTCCGCCATTCTTGAAGAAGCCGCTCGTTTTGCCGATTCCGTCATCGCTCCAACGAACGTCACCGGCGATCAAACCGGTGTACGCCTGGATGGCGACTACAAAGTGGCTACCCCGGCAGGCTTTAAAGAAGCTTACCAGCAATACGCAGACAGCGGCTGGGCCAGCCTGCAGTTCGACCCGGAGTTTGGCGGTCAGGGCCTACCGTTCTCATTGGCGATTCCGGTTCAGGAAATGTGGCATGCCGCCAACATGGCGTGGGGGCTCTGTCCTTTGTTATCTCAAGGCGCCGTAGAGGCGCTTTCCGAGAACGCCAGCGACGCTCTGAAATCGCAGTTGCTGGCGAAAATGATTTCCGGGCATTGGACCGGCACAATGAACCTGACCGAACCACAGGCCGGTTCAGACTTATCAAATATTCGTACCCAAGCCCGTCCGGACGGCGATGTCTACCGGATCAAAGGTCAAAAGATTTTCATCACCTGGGGTGAGCACGACATGGCGGAGAACATCATCCACCTTGTGCTTGCTCGCCTTCCCGATGCGCCTCCCGGCGTCAAAGGCATATCATTGTTCGCCGTACCCAAGTATCTCCCGGATGCGTCCGGAGAACCGGGGGAAAGAAACGACTGCCGCGCCGTGTCACTGGAACATAAGCTAGGTATCCATGCCAGCCCTACCTGCGTCATGGCTTATGGCGACAACGAAGGCGCCATCGGTTATCTGGTGGGCGAGGAGAATCGGGGCCTGGCCTGTATGTTCACCATGATGAACAATGCACGGCTGACCGTTGGCCTGCAGGGCGTTTCCATTTCCGAGCGCGCCTACCAACAAGCGCGCGACTATACCTTCGAGCGAACTCAAGGCACAGCGCCCGGCGAACAAGGTCTTTCACCGATCATCAAGCACCCGGACGTCCGCCGCATGCTGATGACCATGAAAACCCTGACAGAAGCCGCTCGGGGGCTTGCCTACACAGGCTGTGTGGCGATGGATTATGCCAACGCCGAGAGTCTGCCTGACGACATCAAAAGTCGCTATACGCGAAGGGCTAACCTGCTGACACCACTGGTTAAAGGGTGGTGTACAGAAATCGCGCAGGAAGTTACCTCCCTGGGCATTCAATGTTACGGCGGCATGGGCTTCATCGAAGAGACCGGCGCCGCGCAGCACTATCGTGACGCTCGAATTTTACCCATATACGAAGGCACAAATGGCATTCAGGCCCTTGATCTGATCGGTCGTAAAACGATCCGGGACAATGGCCAAGCCATGGCCGAGCTGATGGATGATATTCGCCCGTCCACCGGTCCGGTGCAAAGTCGCTCCGTGCTCTCTGCTGACCGTCAGGCTAAATTTGACCAAGCGGTGGCGTTCCTCGAAGATGCCACCAGAATCGTTCTGGAACGCGGCAATGACGACCAATTCACAGGTGCCGTTGCCTTCGACTACCTGATGCTTAGTTCCATCGTGACCGCAGGCTGGCTGATGCTCAAAGCCGCTACCGCCGCCGAAAATGATCCGGCTGACCAAAGCTCTTTTGCAGCAAACAAACTGGCCACCACGAACTTTTTCGTCGATCACATCTTGCCTCGCTGCACTGCGCACCTGAGCTCGATTCGATCCGGGGACGACGCCATCATGGCGCTATCGGAAACAGACTTTTAA
- a CDS encoding response regulator produces MNPNKDAQTVFVIDDDTDVRDSLKWLLESVGLNVQSYENALAFFEGFDTRASGCIVMDVRMPGLSGINAQKKLPEYNIELPVIMISAHGNVDMAVTALTQGAITFIEKPFDDQVLIDHVHNALEKDRARFAQRRSQSRIRERYDSLTRRERQVLELIVKGLSNQDAADELGINRKTVEGHRANMMAKMKVDSFAELVQVAIALGLVRGIAQ; encoded by the coding sequence ATGAACCCGAATAAAGATGCACAAACAGTTTTCGTTATTGATGACGATACGGACGTAAGAGACTCTTTAAAGTGGCTGCTTGAGTCTGTTGGCCTTAACGTTCAGTCCTACGAAAATGCGTTGGCTTTTTTCGAGGGTTTCGATACGCGTGCGAGCGGTTGTATTGTGATGGATGTGCGAATGCCCGGTCTTAGTGGTATTAACGCTCAAAAGAAGTTGCCTGAATACAATATCGAACTGCCTGTAATCATGATTTCCGCCCACGGAAATGTGGATATGGCAGTGACAGCGTTGACGCAAGGCGCGATTACGTTTATTGAAAAACCGTTTGATGATCAAGTGCTTATTGATCACGTTCACAATGCTCTGGAGAAAGATCGGGCCCGATTTGCTCAGCGTCGTTCGCAGTCGAGGATCCGGGAGCGCTATGACAGCCTGACCCGCCGAGAACGCCAAGTTTTGGAGCTGATTGTGAAAGGTCTATCGAATCAGGATGCGGCCGATGAACTCGGTATCAACAGGAAAACGGTTGAAGGGCACCGGGCGAACATGATGGCTAAGATGAAAGTTGATTCATTCGCCGAACTGGTGCAAGTAGCCATTGCCTTGGGGCTCGTTCGGGGCATAGCTCAGTAA
- the phbB gene encoding acetoacetyl-CoA reductase: MTNRIAVITGANGGLGTAMSKALAAQGRKVVGTHLPGEEAQANDWQANLREEGIDAAIYALDVTDFEGCKAFVAAVEQDLGPIDILVNNAGITNDAPLKRMQPEQWNQVINVNLTSMFNMCHQVFESMCERGFGRIVNISSLNGEKGQFGQSNYAATKAGIYGFTKSIAQEGARKGVTANSVSPGYIDTPMVRQVPEKVLNNIVAGIPVGHLGKPEDIARAVAYLTADEASFVTGTNMSVNGGQYMA; the protein is encoded by the coding sequence ATGACTAATCGCATCGCAGTTATTACCGGAGCAAACGGTGGTCTGGGTACCGCCATGAGCAAAGCGCTGGCCGCTCAGGGTCGCAAAGTAGTAGGCACTCACTTGCCCGGCGAAGAGGCGCAAGCCAATGACTGGCAGGCAAACCTCCGCGAGGAAGGCATCGATGCCGCCATTTACGCACTAGACGTCACCGACTTTGAGGGCTGCAAAGCATTTGTTGCCGCCGTTGAACAAGATCTTGGCCCAATCGACATTCTTGTTAACAACGCCGGCATCACCAATGATGCTCCACTAAAAAGAATGCAACCCGAACAGTGGAACCAGGTCATCAACGTAAACCTGACGTCTATGTTCAACATGTGCCACCAGGTATTTGAAAGCATGTGTGAGCGTGGATTTGGCCGTATCGTGAACATTTCATCGTTGAATGGCGAGAAGGGGCAGTTCGGCCAGTCTAACTATGCCGCAACCAAAGCCGGCATTTATGGTTTCACCAAATCCATTGCTCAAGAGGGTGCTCGCAAAGGCGTAACCGCCAACTCAGTTTCCCCTGGCTATATCGATACCCCTATGGTTCGCCAGGTACCCGAAAAAGTCCTGAACAACATTGTTGCTGGCATCCCGGTTGGCCACCTTGGCAAGCCCGAAGACATCGCCAGAGCCGTAGCCTACCTGACAGCTGATGAAGCCAGCTTCGTGACCGGCACCAACATGTCGGTTAACGGCGGCCAGTACATGGCTTAA
- a CDS encoding AMP-binding protein, translated as MENMFEVGLDKTEANYTPLTPITFIQRTALAHPSRTAVIHGNIRRNWLETYERCLKMASALRKLGVRKGDTVAALLPNIPEMLELHFAVPMIGAVLNAQNTRLDSKTMTFMLNHSRAKVFFTDKEYSDRAREALQGCDAKPTVIDVDDPNFDGGELIGTLTYDALLATGDDDFQWDMPDDEWQAIALNYTSGTTGNPKGVVYHHRGANLNAMSNVIGFGLPAGAVYLWTLPMFHCNGWCYPWAVTAVAGTHVCLRSPQPKAIYEALSTHGVTHFCAAPVVMNMLINAPEEDKKPFDQHVTAATGGAAPPAATIEAMEAMGVQVVHLYGLTETYGPSLICEFQDEWNSMDAKSKAAKMARQGIISLSMTDMMVADPVTLEPVAKDGVSIGELFVRGNSVMKGYLSNPEETAKAFNNGWFHTGDLGVWHNDGYVEIKDRSKDIIISGGENISTLEVESTLYEHPAVLEAAVVAAPDDHWGEIPCAFITLKSGNEGLTEEDVVTFCRSKLAGFKVPKKIVFADNLPKTSTGKLQKHVLRSQLTA; from the coding sequence ATGGAAAATATGTTTGAGGTCGGACTCGATAAAACAGAGGCGAATTATACGCCTCTGACACCGATCACCTTCATTCAGAGAACGGCCCTGGCGCATCCTTCGCGCACAGCGGTTATTCATGGGAACATCCGCCGGAATTGGCTGGAAACCTATGAGCGCTGCCTGAAAATGGCCTCGGCGCTGCGCAAGCTCGGGGTGCGTAAAGGCGATACGGTCGCTGCCTTGTTACCGAACATCCCTGAAATGCTGGAATTGCATTTCGCGGTGCCGATGATCGGTGCGGTTTTGAATGCCCAAAACACCCGGCTTGATTCAAAGACCATGACCTTCATGCTCAATCATAGTCGTGCCAAGGTATTCTTTACCGATAAAGAGTACAGCGACCGAGCTCGGGAAGCGCTCCAGGGTTGTGATGCCAAACCCACAGTCATTGATGTCGACGACCCGAACTTCGACGGTGGTGAACTAATTGGCACCTTGACCTATGACGCTTTGTTGGCGACCGGTGACGATGATTTCCAATGGGATATGCCTGACGATGAATGGCAGGCTATTGCCCTGAATTACACCTCTGGCACTACCGGTAACCCCAAAGGCGTTGTCTATCATCACCGTGGCGCAAATTTGAATGCCATGAGCAACGTGATTGGGTTCGGGCTCCCTGCAGGTGCTGTTTACTTGTGGACTCTTCCGATGTTCCATTGCAACGGCTGGTGCTACCCGTGGGCAGTGACCGCTGTGGCGGGCACTCATGTTTGTCTGCGTTCACCGCAGCCCAAGGCCATCTATGAGGCGCTTTCAACACATGGTGTGACTCACTTTTGTGCCGCCCCGGTGGTTATGAACATGCTCATTAATGCCCCCGAAGAAGACAAAAAACCGTTTGACCAGCACGTAACAGCCGCAACTGGGGGGGCAGCGCCCCCTGCCGCAACTATTGAGGCTATGGAAGCCATGGGTGTGCAGGTGGTGCACTTGTATGGCTTGACGGAGACCTACGGTCCAAGCCTGATTTGCGAATTCCAGGACGAATGGAATTCGATGGATGCCAAGAGCAAAGCGGCCAAGATGGCACGGCAAGGCATTATCTCTTTGTCTATGACCGATATGATGGTTGCAGACCCGGTTACGCTTGAGCCCGTTGCAAAAGACGGAGTGAGCATTGGCGAGCTGTTTGTCCGAGGCAACTCCGTGATGAAGGGTTATCTCAGTAACCCAGAGGAAACTGCTAAGGCCTTTAATAACGGTTGGTTCCATACAGGTGATTTGGGGGTATGGCACAACGATGGCTATGTGGAAATCAAAGACCGTTCCAAAGACATTATTATCTCCGGCGGTGAGAATATTTCGACGTTAGAAGTCGAAAGCACTCTTTATGAGCACCCGGCGGTACTGGAAGCGGCGGTGGTTGCAGCCCCGGATGACCATTGGGGTGAAATTCCTTGTGCCTTTATAACTCTGAAATCCGGGAATGAAGGTTTGACGGAAGAGGATGTGGTGACTTTTTGTCGAAGCAAGCTGGCCGGTTTTAAAGTGCCTAAGAAGATCGTATTCGCAGATAATCTGCCGAAAACATCAACCGGCAAACTGCAAAAGCATGTGTTGAGGAGTCAGCTGACAGCATAG
- a CDS encoding hydrolase, with amino-acid sequence MLMDQEKCIVAVIDVQARLLGGVHENEKLVNNCSWLVRLAGLMNVPVIGSEQYPDGLGHTEEGLRELVGPAHIYGKTFFACIDDPGFEKAFQAHDRKQVVLCGMESQACVMQSAIRLLEKGLEVFVVADAVSARNAYDTEVALRRMEQAGARIVTKEMVGFEWLRRSDASQFKAFSKEYLR; translated from the coding sequence ATGTTAATGGATCAAGAGAAGTGCATCGTTGCCGTGATTGATGTGCAGGCCCGCCTGTTGGGCGGGGTGCATGAAAACGAGAAGCTGGTAAACAACTGCAGTTGGCTGGTACGGCTTGCCGGGTTGATGAACGTACCGGTGATTGGATCTGAGCAGTATCCTGATGGCCTGGGCCATACGGAAGAGGGTTTACGGGAATTGGTGGGGCCTGCCCACATCTACGGTAAGACTTTCTTCGCGTGTATTGATGACCCGGGTTTTGAAAAGGCGTTTCAAGCGCATGATCGCAAGCAAGTCGTTTTGTGTGGCATGGAGTCTCAAGCTTGTGTGATGCAATCGGCGATAAGGCTTCTGGAGAAGGGGTTGGAGGTGTTTGTGGTGGCGGATGCTGTTTCCGCGCGCAACGCCTACGATACGGAAGTAGCGCTACGCCGGATGGAACAGGCCGGAGCCAGAATCGTGACCAAAGAAATGGTCGGATTCGAATGGCTTCGCCGCTCGGACGCGTCCCAATTCAAGGCCTTCAGCAAGGAATATTTGCGCTAG